A window from Streptomonospora salina encodes these proteins:
- the sepH gene encoding septation protein SepH, whose product MQELRLAAVSEDGTYLVLASAGRGTRFTLPVDDRLRAAVRGQFSRLGQDEIEVENPLRPKEIQARIRSGETAETIADLSGIPIERVRWFESPVLQEREYVAQQAQRASVRRQGESAPGPVLGDLIAERIGQHQLETGDAVWDSWKREDGTWQLRLIFYAGGEERAAHWIYEPRRRSVTPADGEAVRFLTREADEPLDLGPGSANVTPFVPRRQGSAPESRPEPPRPEPGRPDGRTQEPGLRTAPTDPPRSEEPPAPAAPAASAPSGAPDRPAPAGPPERSAPARTRITPDRAVPPAQDAAPQPAAARQQREEGPAPVPEAPAAGSDPAAPPASAEAPERPGDPERSERPDPPEQPQQQPEPSERRGAGRAALQSPAPPAAQRPDPVPASAPEQDDSQELPSGRRPEPPVSAAAAGTGAPGGGSASRRKGRGRRASVPSWDEIMFGSKKSD is encoded by the coding sequence ATGCAGGAGCTTCGCCTCGCCGCCGTCAGTGAGGACGGCACTTACCTGGTATTGGCGAGTGCCGGTCGCGGGACCCGTTTCACGCTGCCCGTCGACGACCGTCTCCGCGCCGCCGTGCGCGGACAGTTCTCCCGGCTCGGCCAGGACGAGATCGAAGTGGAGAATCCGTTGCGCCCCAAGGAAATCCAGGCCCGGATCCGCTCTGGCGAGACAGCCGAGACGATCGCGGACCTCTCCGGAATCCCGATCGAGCGCGTCCGCTGGTTCGAGAGCCCTGTGCTCCAGGAGCGCGAGTACGTCGCCCAGCAGGCGCAGCGGGCCTCGGTCCGGCGCCAGGGCGAATCCGCTCCCGGCCCCGTACTGGGCGACCTGATCGCCGAGCGCATCGGCCAGCACCAGCTGGAGACCGGCGATGCGGTCTGGGACTCCTGGAAGCGCGAGGACGGCACCTGGCAGCTGCGGCTGATCTTCTACGCGGGCGGCGAAGAGCGCGCGGCCCACTGGATCTATGAGCCGCGCCGCCGCTCGGTCACCCCGGCCGACGGGGAGGCCGTGCGCTTCCTCACGCGCGAGGCCGACGAGCCGCTGGATCTGGGGCCGGGAAGCGCGAACGTGACCCCCTTCGTCCCGCGGCGCCAGGGGTCGGCACCCGAGTCGCGCCCGGAGCCGCCGCGGCCCGAGCCGGGCCGGCCCGACGGGCGCACGCAGGAGCCCGGGCTGCGCACCGCGCCGACCGATCCCCCGCGCAGCGAAGAGCCGCCCGCGCCGGCCGCCCCTGCGGCGTCGGCGCCGTCGGGGGCTCCCGACCGGCCGGCGCCGGCCGGTCCGCCGGAGCGGTCCGCCCCGGCACGCACCCGCATCACGCCCGATCGCGCCGTGCCGCCGGCGCAGGACGCGGCGCCGCAGCCCGCCGCCGCGCGGCAGCAGCGCGAGGAGGGCCCCGCTCCCGTGCCGGAGGCGCCCGCAGCCGGGAGCGACCCGGCCGCTCCCCCCGCGTCGGCCGAGGCCCCCGAACGCCCCGGCGATCCGGAGCGGTCCGAGCGCCCTGATCCGCCCGAACAGCCCCAGCAGCAACCGGAACCGTCCGAGCGGCGCGGTGCGGGGCGCGCCGCGCTGCAGAGCCCCGCACCGCCCGCCGCCCAGCGCCCGGATCCCGTTCCGGCGAGCGCACCCGAGCAGGACGATTCGCAGGAGCTGCCCTCGGGTCGGCGTCCGGAGCCGCCGGTTTCGGCCGCGGCCGCCGGAACGGGCGCACCCGGCGGCGGTTCGGCGTCCCGCCGCAAGGGCCGCGGCCGCCGGGCCTCGGTGCCGTCGTGGGACGAGATCATGTTCGGCTCCAAGAAGTCCGACTAG
- a CDS encoding ferrochelatase, whose amino-acid sequence MPYEPYDAFLLVSFGGPEANEDVIPFLENVTRGRNIPRERLAEVGQHYYLYDGVSPINRQCRDLIAAIRSDFAGAGVDLPVYWGNRFWTPMLGETVAQMARDGIRRVVAMATSAYSNYSSHRAYLDDIAAAREAVGPDAPEIELIRPFFDHPGFIEPLVEHTRDALDRLPEDRRAGAHLLFSAHSIPTAMAEASGAPGHAYGPGGAYVAQLTEVARLVSERLGEDHPYELVYQSRSGPPSQPWLEPDVNDRLADLARQGATAVVTVPYGFVSDHMEVVYDLDNEARETAREHGMHFVRALSPGTHPRFVAMVRELVAERAAGAEPFGLTALPACHDCPEGCCSQR is encoded by the coding sequence ATGCCCTACGAGCCCTACGATGCGTTTCTGCTCGTCTCCTTCGGCGGCCCCGAGGCCAACGAGGACGTGATCCCCTTCCTGGAAAACGTCACCCGGGGCCGGAACATCCCTCGGGAGCGCCTGGCCGAAGTCGGACAGCACTACTACCTCTACGACGGGGTCAGCCCCATCAACCGGCAGTGCCGGGACCTGATAGCCGCCATCCGCTCCGACTTCGCGGGGGCGGGCGTGGACCTGCCGGTCTACTGGGGCAACCGCTTCTGGACCCCGATGCTGGGCGAGACCGTCGCGCAGATGGCCCGGGACGGCATACGCCGCGTCGTGGCGATGGCGACCTCGGCCTACAGCAACTACTCCAGCCACCGGGCCTACCTCGACGACATCGCCGCCGCACGCGAGGCCGTCGGTCCCGACGCGCCCGAAATCGAACTGATCCGCCCCTTCTTCGACCACCCCGGATTCATCGAGCCGCTGGTCGAACACACCCGCGACGCCCTCGACCGGCTCCCCGAGGACCGGCGGGCAGGCGCCCACCTGCTGTTCTCGGCCCACTCCATCCCCACGGCCATGGCCGAGGCCAGCGGTGCGCCCGGCCACGCCTACGGCCCCGGCGGCGCGTACGTCGCCCAGCTCACCGAGGTCGCGCGCCTGGTCAGCGAGCGGCTGGGCGAGGACCACCCCTACGAGCTCGTCTACCAGAGCCGCAGCGGGCCGCCGTCCCAACCGTGGCTGGAGCCCGACGTCAACGACCGGCTGGCCGACCTGGCCCGGCAGGGCGCCACGGCGGTCGTGACCGTTCCCTACGGGTTCGTCTCCGACCATATGGAGGTCGTCTACGACCTCGACAACGAGGCCCGCGAGACCGCCCGGGAGCACGGCATGCACTTCGTGCGCGCGCTGAGCCCCGGAACCCATCCGCGCTTCGTGGCGATGGTCCGCGAGCTCGTGGCCGAGCGCGCCGCCGGCGCCGAGCCCTTCGGCCTGACCGCGCTGCCGGCCTGCCACGACTGCCCCGAGGGGTGCTGCAGCCAGCGCTGA
- a CDS encoding D-arabinono-1,4-lactone oxidase, which produces MSSVVWRTWSGTHTARPRRTAAPSSTAGVAAAVRSAAEEGLRVRMVGAGHSFTGAAVTDGLLLAPTGLARLRGVDAGAGTATVEAGMPLCDLNEELQVRGLALANMGDVAVQTAAGAIQTGTHGTGRDSGGLADQVCAMELVLADGSVVECSPEHESELFAAARVGLGAFGVVTALTLRVRPAFLLRAREEPMALEEVLERLPELRADNEHFEFFWFPRTGRTSTKRNNRADGPARPLSPLRAWLDDEFLSNTVFEAANRVGRRVPAALPAINQVSARALSARTYTDASHRVFASTRRVRFVETEYAVPAGDLPEVLREVRRIVDSGRHRIGFPVEVRFAPADSGWLSTAYGRDTAYVAAHVYRGMPYTGYFRELEAVFAAAQGRPHWGKMHTRGRADFDALYPRFTEAVAVRDRVDPDRRFANGYLDTVLGR; this is translated from the coding sequence ATGAGCAGTGTGGTGTGGCGCACATGGTCCGGTACGCACACGGCCCGCCCCCGCCGGACGGCGGCGCCCTCCAGCACCGCGGGTGTCGCCGCGGCCGTGCGCAGCGCCGCCGAGGAGGGGCTGCGGGTGCGGATGGTGGGGGCGGGCCACTCCTTCACCGGCGCGGCCGTCACCGACGGCCTGCTGCTGGCGCCCACGGGGCTGGCGCGGCTGCGCGGGGTCGACGCCGGGGCCGGCACCGCCACCGTGGAGGCGGGCATGCCGCTGTGCGACCTGAACGAGGAGCTGCAGGTGCGCGGGCTGGCGCTGGCCAACATGGGCGACGTCGCCGTGCAGACGGCGGCGGGCGCGATCCAGACGGGCACGCACGGCACCGGCCGCGACAGCGGCGGGCTGGCCGACCAGGTGTGCGCGATGGAGCTGGTGCTGGCCGACGGGTCGGTGGTCGAGTGCTCGCCCGAGCACGAGAGCGAGCTGTTCGCGGCGGCGCGCGTGGGGCTGGGCGCTTTCGGGGTGGTCACGGCGCTGACACTGCGGGTGCGTCCGGCGTTCCTGCTGCGGGCGCGCGAGGAGCCGATGGCTCTGGAGGAGGTCCTGGAGCGTCTTCCGGAGCTGCGGGCCGACAACGAGCATTTCGAGTTCTTCTGGTTCCCCCGCACCGGCCGCACCAGCACCAAGCGCAACAACCGCGCGGACGGCCCGGCCCGGCCGCTGAGCCCCCTCCGCGCCTGGCTGGACGACGAGTTCCTCTCCAACACGGTCTTCGAAGCGGCCAACCGGGTGGGGCGGCGGGTGCCGGCCGCGCTTCCGGCGATCAATCAGGTCTCGGCGCGGGCGCTGTCGGCGCGCACCTACACCGACGCTTCCCACCGCGTCTTCGCCAGCACGCGCCGAGTGCGGTTCGTCGAGACGGAGTACGCGGTACCGGCCGGAGATCTACCCGAGGTGCTGCGGGAGGTCCGCCGGATCGTGGACTCGGGGCGCCACCGCATCGGGTTCCCGGTCGAGGTGCGCTTCGCCCCGGCCGACAGCGGGTGGTTGTCGACGGCCTACGGGCGCGACACCGCCTACGTCGCCGCGCACGTCTACCGGGGTATGCCCTATACCGGCTACTTCCGCGAGCTGGAGGCGGTGTTCGCCGCCGCGCAGGGCCGTCCGCACTGGGGCAAGATGCACACCCGCGGCCGCGCGGACTTCGACGCGCTCTACCCGCGCTTCACCGAGGCCGTGGCGGTGCGCGACCGGGTCGATCCCGACCGGCGCTTCGCCAACGGCTATCTCGACACGGTGCTGGGCCGCTGA